One cyanobiont of Ornithocercus magnificus DNA segment encodes these proteins:
- a CDS encoding 8-amino-7-oxononanoate synthase: protein MSYFPISRRRWLRTLRPVPGLAELEVCTREPVLAKQVHKGLIDLASNDYLGLSRHPKVLESAVEGLLLDGVGAGGSRLVTGNRPVHELLERDLAVFLGRERVLLFPSGFQANLAAVLALANRHTTVLADRLIHHSLLQGVRASGARLQRFSHNNLQDLDHRLCTMSSAVDTPRLVISESLFSMEGTSPAIDELAAICRNYNAQLLLDEAHALGVLGPGGRGLAFGINDGVTMISGTFGKAFGSGGAFLACDTSLGEKLIQTSGAFRYTTALAPPLAAAAHASLKLIQQYPDWGKQLLTRSMDWRSSLQQAGWPLPPGEGHIIPLILGEDNLTLSTQQHLEEAGLLTAAIRPPTVPEGTARLRLTLRRDQPEDLLARLIHALKIRSS from the coding sequence ATGAGCTATTTTCCTATCTCTCGTCGCCGCTGGCTGCGCACTCTGCGGCCAGTACCTGGACTAGCAGAGCTAGAAGTGTGCACACGCGAACCAGTCCTGGCAAAGCAAGTTCACAAGGGTCTAATTGATCTAGCCAGCAATGACTACCTTGGTCTTAGTCGGCACCCAAAAGTTCTGGAGTCTGCTGTAGAGGGGCTGCTTCTAGATGGTGTTGGCGCTGGTGGGTCTCGCCTCGTTACAGGCAACCGTCCAGTGCATGAATTGCTGGAGAGAGATCTTGCTGTTTTCTTGGGTCGCGAGCGGGTATTGCTGTTTCCAAGTGGCTTCCAAGCCAATCTGGCAGCAGTCCTAGCCTTAGCCAATCGCCATACAACGGTACTAGCAGATCGCCTGATTCATCATTCGCTTCTTCAGGGTGTGCGCGCTAGTGGTGCACGATTGCAACGTTTTAGCCATAACAATTTGCAAGATCTCGATCATCGCCTATGCACGATGTCATCAGCAGTAGATACACCTCGACTGGTTATCAGTGAATCCTTGTTTAGTATGGAAGGAACCAGCCCCGCCATAGATGAGCTAGCTGCTATCTGCCGAAACTACAACGCACAGCTGCTACTGGATGAAGCTCATGCTCTTGGAGTTCTTGGTCCTGGGGGGCGCGGCCTTGCTTTTGGCATTAATGATGGTGTCACAATGATAAGTGGCACCTTTGGCAAAGCATTTGGCAGTGGGGGCGCATTTCTTGCCTGTGATACATCACTTGGTGAAAAGTTAATCCAAACAAGTGGGGCTTTTCGCTACACAACAGCATTAGCTCCCCCACTTGCTGCTGCCGCACATGCTTCGTTGAAGCTGATTCAGCAATATCCAGACTGGGGAAAGCAACTGTTGACTAGATCAATGGACTGGCGCAGTTCACTGCAGCAAGCAGGATGGCCACTGCCACCTGGAGAAGGCCACATCATACCACTAATACTAGGAGAAGACAATCTTACCCTGAGTACACAGCAACACCTCGAAGAAGCTGGTCTACTAACAGCTGCTATACGTCCACCGACGGTGCCAGAGGGAACTGCAAGGCTGCGACTGACTTTACGCCGTGACCAACCGGAGGATCTATTGGCGCGTTTGATCCATGCACTAAAAATTCGATCCTCATGA
- a CDS encoding alpha/beta hydrolase, which translates to MRQIVAMHGWSRDSRDWKIWQIKFEQRGWSWISGERGYGSLLPMQPQWSSDNRDETVANRKVIIGYSLGPHLIDDKVLGQATDVVLLASFGRFVPQGTAGRALHSDLRAMEALIGTEREDTMIKKFLKRAAKPLPISLLLSEVEQCRLSDEGRQRLRQDLRSLRKIENPPIGLPTTARVLVIEGAEDAIVAPIARQELLSRLREQLSEPPEHWLLPGIGHALILPELVDHVLHWLDRSITS; encoded by the coding sequence ATGAGGCAAATTGTCGCTATGCACGGGTGGAGTAGAGACAGCAGAGACTGGAAAATTTGGCAAATCAAGTTCGAACAGAGGGGATGGAGCTGGATTAGTGGTGAGAGAGGCTACGGCTCACTATTGCCAATGCAGCCTCAGTGGAGCAGTGACAATCGAGATGAAACAGTTGCTAATCGCAAAGTGATTATCGGTTACTCCCTCGGTCCCCATCTGATAGATGACAAGGTGCTAGGGCAAGCCACAGATGTGGTTCTGCTGGCAAGCTTTGGTCGTTTCGTACCGCAAGGCACCGCAGGACGAGCTCTGCACTCTGATCTTAGGGCGATGGAGGCTCTAATAGGCACAGAACGAGAGGATACTATGATCAAAAAATTCCTCAAACGTGCGGCCAAGCCTCTTCCTATTAGTCTTCTGCTGTCTGAGGTCGAACAGTGTAGATTGTCGGACGAAGGTAGGCAGCGATTACGGCAAGACTTAAGAAGCCTTCGCAAGATTGAGAATCCCCCGATCGGGCTGCCTACTACAGCACGTGTTCTTGTAATTGAGGGTGCTGAAGATGCAATCGTTGCGCCAATTGCACGACAGGAATTGTTGAGTAGACTACGCGAGCAACTCTCGGAACCGCCCGAGCACTGGTTACTGCCAGGCATTGGCCACGCACTAATCCTTCCAGAGCTTGTAGATCACGTGTTGCACTGGCTAGACAGATCAATTACCTCATGA
- a CDS encoding dethiobiotin synthase, with the protein MSTCQNPPRIVICGTDTDVGKTVVSALFVQGLEALYWKPVQSGLEGGGDRGRLRHWLNLPESRTLPEVYALRTPVSPHWAAELEQAHIDPEALILPPHTDKPLIIETAGGLMVPLNRQWLQLDQLEHWNLPVVLVARSSLGTINHTLLSLAALQSRRLPVIGLVLNGPTHSDNCRTITNFSNIPVLTELLPMPRISAENLHNHWQQSGLGLMVIDRLKLLEQASARPGYMTNQSPS; encoded by the coding sequence ATGAGCACATGCCAGAATCCTCCAAGAATTGTCATCTGTGGGACTGATACAGATGTAGGCAAGACTGTGGTGAGCGCGCTCTTTGTGCAGGGTCTAGAGGCTCTCTACTGGAAACCAGTGCAAAGCGGCCTTGAAGGCGGCGGGGACCGAGGTCGCTTACGTCACTGGCTGAACTTGCCAGAGTCACGTACCTTGCCAGAAGTTTATGCTCTCCGAACACCTGTCTCGCCGCATTGGGCAGCAGAACTCGAGCAAGCTCATATTGACCCAGAGGCTCTTATATTACCACCACACACTGATAAGCCACTAATAATTGAAACAGCAGGTGGGTTAATGGTTCCACTGAATCGCCAATGGCTGCAACTGGACCAGCTCGAGCACTGGAATTTACCAGTAGTACTTGTAGCTCGCAGCAGCCTTGGCACTATCAATCACACGTTACTCAGCTTAGCAGCTTTACAAAGCCGTCGATTACCAGTAATTGGTCTTGTCCTAAACGGCCCAACTCACAGTGATAATTGCCGCACGATAACGAATTTTAGTAATATACCAGTGCTTACCGAGTTGCTGCCGATGCCACGTATATCAGCAGAGAATTTGCATAACCACTGGCAACAATCAGGCTTGGGCTTAATGGTGATAGATAGACTAAAGCTGCTTGAGCAAGCATCAGCAAGGCCTGGATATATGACAAATCAGAGCCCATCGTGA
- a CDS encoding adenosylmethionine--8-amino-7-oxononanoate transaminase: MTGSREQLWNTQGCGDWPPHLWLPFTQVATSQPPQCVLRGEGALLYRQDAPPLIDAISSWWVTLHGHAHPRIAAAISKQANELEQVIFAEFIHPQAEQLSKRLSALTGLRRLFFSDNGSTAVEVALKIACQWWHNRQEVRQQLIAFNGAYHGDTFGAMAVGARSLFSAPFNDKLFPVARLPWPDTWWGDETVEVREAQALEQLEHALETPTAAVILEPMVQGAGGMAMVRPQFLQGVERRVRQSEALLISDEVLTGFGRCGSLFASQKAGICPDLIALSKGLTGGFLPMGVTMASEAVFEEFTGKDPSLTFWHGHSFTANPLGCAAANASLDILEEAPEHYETFANRHRPLLDLLAKHPLVTRPRLTGTIAAFDLAVDNPGYFNPAGQQLKRLLVEQGILLRPLGSVVYLLPPLCLNDDQLQQCYDGIQFALDNL; encoded by the coding sequence ATGACAGGATCTAGAGAGCAACTATGGAACACACAAGGCTGTGGTGACTGGCCACCTCACCTCTGGTTACCTTTTACACAAGTAGCAACTAGCCAGCCACCACAGTGTGTTCTTCGAGGAGAAGGTGCCTTGCTATACCGCCAGGATGCTCCGCCTTTAATTGATGCAATCAGCAGTTGGTGGGTAACACTGCACGGCCATGCCCATCCTCGTATAGCCGCTGCTATCAGTAAGCAGGCCAATGAGTTGGAACAGGTAATCTTTGCAGAGTTTATCCATCCTCAGGCAGAGCAGTTGTCAAAACGGCTTAGTGCACTCACCGGATTAAGACGCTTGTTTTTCTCTGATAACGGCTCGACTGCAGTTGAAGTAGCACTTAAAATAGCATGTCAGTGGTGGCATAATCGTCAGGAGGTTCGTCAGCAGTTAATTGCCTTCAATGGAGCATATCATGGTGACACTTTTGGCGCAATGGCTGTTGGGGCCCGTAGTCTGTTTAGTGCTCCATTCAATGATAAGTTGTTCCCAGTAGCTCGTTTGCCTTGGCCAGATACTTGGTGGGGTGACGAGACAGTTGAGGTGCGTGAAGCCCAGGCTTTAGAGCAGCTAGAGCACGCTCTAGAAACACCAACTGCAGCTGTGATCTTAGAGCCAATGGTACAAGGAGCAGGCGGAATGGCGATGGTACGCCCGCAGTTTCTACAAGGAGTGGAAAGGCGTGTACGTCAGTCAGAAGCTCTTTTGATCAGTGATGAGGTGCTCACAGGTTTTGGGCGTTGCGGCAGCCTCTTTGCAAGCCAGAAAGCTGGCATATGTCCTGATTTGATTGCACTCTCTAAAGGCCTAACAGGTGGATTCCTTCCTATGGGAGTTACCATGGCAAGTGAAGCCGTATTTGAAGAATTTACTGGAAAAGATCCCTCTCTAACTTTTTGGCACGGTCACAGTTTCACTGCAAATCCCCTCGGTTGTGCAGCTGCGAACGCTAGCTTAGACATCCTAGAAGAAGCTCCTGAGCACTACGAGACTTTCGCTAACCGCCACCGTCCACTCTTGGACCTACTGGCAAAGCACCCACTTGTCACACGTCCCCGGCTGACTGGAACAATCGCCGCCTTTGATCTCGCTGTAGATAACCCTGGATACTTTAACCCGGCAGGCCAACAACTAAAGAGACTATTAGTTGAGCAAGGTATTTTGCTGCGCCCACTAGGTTCAGTTGTCTACTTGCTGCCACCACTGTGTCTAAACGATGATCAACTCCAACAGTGCTATGATGGTATTCAGTTTGCCCTTGATAATCTCTAA
- a CDS encoding molecular chaperone DnaJ — protein sequence MLSDPERRRVYDISRCQQCPAPVGIVIVDPPEYSSKATTSTIEQRRPLSNGELFSLLLLSVTLLLCMLLCLGIAWRRGKQLQPLPSWLTIGQAPLDFVLSLESRDVTSKQVPSELRFSVGLPSRTALPES from the coding sequence TTGCTCTCTGACCCGGAGCGCCGGCGTGTCTATGACATTAGTCGGTGTCAGCAATGCCCAGCGCCTGTCGGAATAGTAATAGTGGATCCGCCAGAGTATTCTTCTAAAGCTACTACGTCCACCATTGAACAACGACGACCCTTGTCTAACGGGGAACTATTTTCTCTATTGCTTTTGAGTGTAACCTTGCTGCTATGTATGTTGCTCTGCCTAGGTATTGCCTGGCGGCGTGGCAAACAGCTACAGCCATTGCCCAGTTGGCTCACAATTGGGCAAGCCCCACTGGACTTTGTGCTATCTCTTGAGTCTCGAGATGTCACTTCCAAACAAGTTCCCTCTGAACTCAGATTTTCTGTTGGGCTTCCGAGCCGAACTGCACTTCCTGAAAGCTGA
- a CDS encoding 16S rRNA (guanine(527)-N(7))-methyltransferase RsmG, translating to MTAEDESSTPGEKLWRTLGWKPDINQTEQLLELQRQLRYWNTQVNLSRLVDGPDFWIAQVFDSLWPLRRELNNATRLRYCIDVGTGGGLPGLVVAIALPGAQLTLVESLRRKTFAITRIVQALGLSKRVQTRTERVELTGRNPDHRSAYDLAMARAVAAAPIVAEYLVPLLRPSGEAILFCGHWSKDNAKELMAALVPLQAHLYLTEKQYLPNGRGLRHQIRLRPSQPCPANFPRRIGTAVKRPLGH from the coding sequence ATGACTGCTGAAGATGAAAGCAGTACCCCTGGAGAAAAACTCTGGAGAACTCTGGGCTGGAAACCAGACATCAATCAGACTGAGCAACTATTGGAACTGCAGCGGCAGTTAAGGTACTGGAATACTCAAGTGAATCTAAGTCGCCTTGTGGATGGTCCAGATTTTTGGATAGCTCAGGTATTCGACAGTCTTTGGCCGCTACGTCGTGAATTGAACAATGCTACACGTTTGCGATACTGCATCGACGTTGGTACTGGTGGTGGATTGCCTGGATTAGTGGTTGCCATCGCCCTACCAGGTGCTCAACTCACGCTCGTGGAATCGTTGCGACGCAAGACATTCGCAATTACAAGAATTGTGCAGGCCCTAGGCTTATCAAAGCGAGTGCAGACAAGAACAGAGCGAGTAGAACTTACTGGGCGTAACCCGGACCATCGCAGTGCCTATGATTTAGCAATGGCACGAGCTGTTGCTGCTGCTCCAATAGTAGCAGAATATCTTGTTCCTCTGCTCAGACCAAGTGGCGAAGCGATCCTATTTTGCGGCCACTGGAGCAAAGACAATGCTAAGGAATTGATGGCTGCCTTGGTACCACTGCAAGCGCATCTGTATTTGACCGAGAAACAGTATCTGCCAAATGGGCGTGGGCTGCGGCACCAGATTCGCCTACGTCCGTCGCAACCCTGTCCAGCAAACTTCCCACGTAGAATAGGGACAGCAGTAAAGAGGCCGCTAGGTCATTAG
- a CDS encoding aldo/keto reductase: MTLPRRRFGRTGLEISLLSLGGMRFQQSWTDLEPEYITTASQERVRHTLEHAIQLGLNHIETARHYGSSEWQIGQAITSLLTGVDHILQTKIPPQENADIFEAELETSIERIGTSRIDLLAIHGINRPDHLDQTLKPGGCLDVARRWQKKGRIGSIGFSTHGPTDLIVAAIDSNAFDYVNLHWYFIRQENEPALAAAHSRDLGVFIISPTDKGGHLHSPSEQLVELCSPLHPIVFNDLFCLQDQRVHTISVGAAKPEDLNLHIEAVARLSEARSILPPIQARLQRAALTALGEPWLKTWNWGLPSWQDTPGCINLPLLLWLHNLIEAWGLEDYARARYRLLGQAGHWLPGVNADVLDVTVSEEQLLVVLKDSPWQRTIPGLLRRLRNRLQGDPSQRLSKT; encoded by the coding sequence ATGACACTGCCACGACGGAGGTTTGGCCGTACTGGACTGGAAATATCTTTGCTCTCTCTTGGAGGCATGCGCTTTCAGCAGAGCTGGACTGACCTTGAACCGGAGTACATCACTACTGCTTCTCAGGAGCGAGTGAGGCATACACTAGAGCATGCTATACAGCTTGGTCTCAATCATATTGAGACCGCTCGACACTATGGTAGCTCTGAGTGGCAAATTGGTCAGGCCATCACTTCTCTACTAACAGGCGTTGACCATATACTACAGACTAAGATACCTCCACAGGAAAATGCAGATATATTTGAGGCGGAGCTTGAAACTAGCATAGAGCGTATTGGGACCTCACGCATAGACCTACTAGCCATTCATGGCATCAACCGACCCGATCACCTCGACCAGACTCTAAAGCCCGGCGGCTGCCTAGATGTTGCACGCCGTTGGCAGAAGAAAGGCCGCATTGGCTCTATAGGTTTTTCAACTCACGGCCCTACTGATCTCATTGTGGCAGCAATCGACAGTAATGCCTTCGATTATGTGAATCTCCACTGGTACTTCATTCGCCAAGAAAATGAACCAGCTCTGGCGGCTGCTCACAGTCGTGATCTTGGTGTCTTCATTATCAGCCCAACAGATAAGGGAGGTCACTTGCACTCTCCTTCAGAACAACTAGTTGAGCTCTGCAGTCCTTTGCATCCCATAGTATTCAATGACTTGTTCTGCCTTCAAGACCAGAGAGTCCACACGATCAGCGTCGGCGCTGCTAAGCCTGAAGATCTTAACCTGCATATAGAGGCCGTAGCGCGACTATCAGAGGCAAGATCTATACTCCCTCCAATCCAAGCTAGGCTTCAGAGAGCAGCCTTGACTGCCCTAGGCGAGCCCTGGTTAAAGACTTGGAACTGGGGACTGCCATCTTGGCAAGATACACCAGGCTGCATAAATTTACCTCTCTTATTATGGCTGCATAACTTGATTGAGGCTTGGGGTCTAGAGGATTATGCAAGAGCACGCTATCGTTTGCTCGGACAAGCAGGGCACTGGCTGCCTGGCGTTAATGCTGATGTCTTGGACGTGACTGTATCGGAGGAGCAATTATTAGTTGTCCTGAAGGATAGTCCATGGCAAAGAACTATCCCTGGTCTACTTCGGCGCTTACGAAATCGATTACAAGGGGATCCATCTCAACGTCTTTCCAAGACCTAG
- a CDS encoding ferredoxin: MPEMTAAHSSYGDVSAAFQPDDDCFVVSGREPCLGGVLRQKAIWVDEATCIGCRYCAHVACNTFIIEPELGRSRAFRQDGDTVDRIQEAIDTCPVDCIYWVEFEELTSLNKILCSQELQSLGIPAPARLKRSDNP, encoded by the coding sequence ATGCCTGAGATGACTGCGGCTCACTCCAGCTATGGGGATGTCTCTGCAGCATTTCAGCCCGATGACGACTGTTTTGTTGTTAGCGGTCGTGAGCCCTGCTTAGGCGGTGTTCTGCGCCAGAAGGCTATCTGGGTTGATGAGGCTACTTGTATTGGCTGCCGTTACTGCGCCCATGTAGCATGCAATACCTTTATTATCGAGCCAGAGCTCGGGCGCTCACGTGCCTTTAGGCAAGATGGGGATACAGTAGACCGTATTCAAGAAGCAATCGATACTTGTCCTGTTGACTGTATCTACTGGGTAGAATTCGAGGAGTTGACTTCATTAAATAAAATACTATGTAGTCAGGAGTTACAGTCACTGGGTATACCTGCACCAGCTCGTCTTAAGCGAAGTGATAATCCATAA
- a CDS encoding HEAT repeat-containing protein, with translation MQEMLGTPKEEEKGLVNLAVDPDMLARELEAEQQGDPLDDICPNDTRESKLEAIRECDAALSWLQQDQQQRLQGLRVFCEHRDSRAVPLLLPLLEAPCPIIRMSAVYALGRNPSTKAVKPLIRLLRVDSNAFVRKATAWSLGNYSDAPVIHPLIHALQTDVASVRLWATASLVEAGMTSAVKADLAASQLLLALRLDAEPTVRSNCIWALGQLHNLLVTSRQEELVNAVVIAFLHDRESTVRDEAYSTLEQLGDPDLLKCLQLSADRGFSDWRGTVSKVRNNFP, from the coding sequence ATGCAGGAGATGTTAGGCACACCTAAAGAAGAAGAAAAGGGGTTAGTCAATCTAGCCGTCGACCCAGACATGCTTGCCCGTGAACTTGAAGCAGAGCAGCAGGGAGACCCTCTCGACGACATTTGCCCTAATGACACTCGAGAAAGCAAGCTTGAGGCGATTCGTGAATGCGATGCTGCCTTGAGCTGGCTGCAGCAAGACCAGCAGCAGCGCCTTCAAGGTCTCCGCGTCTTTTGTGAGCACAGAGATTCACGCGCAGTGCCTTTGCTACTGCCACTTTTGGAGGCTCCATGTCCTATTATTCGAATGTCAGCTGTTTATGCGCTTGGTCGTAACCCGTCTACTAAAGCTGTCAAGCCATTGATTCGATTACTACGAGTCGATAGTAACGCCTTTGTCCGCAAGGCTACAGCCTGGAGCCTAGGTAACTACTCTGACGCCCCAGTAATCCATCCGCTAATCCATGCACTGCAAACAGATGTTGCTTCTGTACGTCTTTGGGCCACTGCATCGCTTGTAGAAGCTGGCATGACCTCAGCAGTCAAAGCAGATCTAGCAGCCAGCCAGCTGCTACTGGCGCTTCGTTTAGATGCTGAGCCAACTGTTCGCAGCAACTGTATTTGGGCACTTGGACAATTGCATAATTTGCTCGTGACATCACGTCAGGAGGAGTTAGTGAATGCTGTGGTAATTGCCTTTCTCCATGATAGAGAGTCAACCGTACGCGATGAAGCATACTCTACTCTGGAGCAATTAGGGGATCCAGATCTGCTGAAATGTCTGCAGCTCTCTGCAGACCGGGGATTTTCTGACTGGAGAGGCACTGTCTCCAAAGTTCGTAACAATTTTCCGTGA
- a CDS encoding 23S rRNA (adenine(2503)-C(2))-methyltransferase RlmN yields the protein MVGKLVLLGLSQPELQEWAQTQGQPAFRGRQIYQWLYDKSVHSVSAITVLPKYWREAISIQGVNVGRLSKLHCTTAQDGTAKLLLATIDEDIIETVGIPTNQRLTVCVSSQVGCPMGCRFCATGKGGLQRSLEAHEIVSQVLSVREVMRRRPTHVVFMGMGEPLLNSKAVLAAIRCLNEDLGISQRRITVSTVGIPNALPQLAEMALSRLGRAQFTLAVSLHAPNQALREQLIPAARLYHYDDLLEDCRHYLSVTGRRVSFEYVLLDRINDLSHHAEELADRVGDFQSHVNLIPYNPIGEEIFRRPSPQRISIFRALLERRGITVTLRASRGLDQNAACGQLRHQQLDKPLST from the coding sequence ATGGTAGGAAAGCTAGTCTTGCTTGGTCTCAGCCAGCCTGAATTGCAGGAGTGGGCTCAGACTCAGGGACAACCAGCCTTCCGAGGTCGCCAAATCTATCAATGGCTTTACGATAAGAGTGTGCATAGCGTCAGCGCGATAACTGTTTTGCCTAAGTACTGGCGAGAGGCAATAAGCATACAAGGTGTAAACGTCGGGCGACTGAGTAAACTACACTGCACTACTGCTCAGGACGGTACAGCAAAACTACTGCTTGCAACTATTGATGAAGATATTATTGAGACTGTAGGTATTCCGACAAATCAGCGACTTACGGTTTGTGTCTCCAGCCAGGTTGGCTGTCCAATGGGCTGTCGTTTTTGTGCTACTGGCAAAGGTGGCTTGCAGCGTTCTCTCGAAGCACATGAGATAGTCAGCCAAGTACTCTCAGTACGTGAGGTTATGAGGCGTCGCCCTACTCACGTTGTCTTCATGGGTATGGGTGAGCCACTGCTAAACAGCAAAGCTGTTCTGGCAGCCATTCGCTGCCTAAATGAGGACCTAGGAATTAGCCAGCGGCGGATCACTGTTAGTACTGTTGGTATTCCAAATGCCCTACCACAACTTGCTGAGATGGCTCTCAGCCGGCTTGGCCGTGCCCAGTTCACGCTTGCAGTTAGTCTTCATGCCCCTAACCAGGCTTTGCGAGAGCAATTAATCCCTGCTGCTCGGCTCTATCACTATGATGATCTTCTTGAGGACTGCCGCCACTACTTATCAGTAACTGGTCGTCGAGTCAGTTTTGAGTATGTACTCCTTGATAGAATTAATGACCTGTCTCACCATGCTGAAGAGCTTGCTGACCGTGTTGGCGATTTCCAGAGCCATGTAAATCTTATACCTTATAACCCAATTGGTGAGGAGATATTCCGCCGCCCCTCGCCTCAACGAATCTCTATTTTTCGTGCTCTTCTCGAGCGCCGTGGTATCACTGTGACCTTGCGGGCCAGTCGTGGTCTAGATCAAAATGCTGCCTGCGGCCAGCTACGACACCAGCAGTTAGATAAGCCGCTTAGCACCTAA
- a CDS encoding high light inducible protein: protein MLEPTLIPRRQRPRYGFHIHTERLNGRLGMLGFVMLIAVELYLGHGLLIW, encoded by the coding sequence ATGCTTGAACCCACACTTATCCCTCGGCGCCAACGTCCCCGTTACGGATTCCACATACACACTGAGCGACTGAACGGAAGACTAGGAATGCTTGGTTTTGTCATGCTAATCGCAGTGGAACTCTATTTAGGACACGGTTTACTTATCTGGTGA